From the Ciconia boyciana chromosome 24, ASM3463844v1, whole genome shotgun sequence genome, one window contains:
- the LOC140643609 gene encoding uncharacterized protein isoform X2 has translation MAESGPRLRGPDRAGPDAGLPPPAGGPTSGKAAIPGAAPVRPPRTALPREAPGEGSDGDSETPTSSVTPSEEEEEEEGHQWRVGDACSTAWAGDGLLYPARLRALNPDAGTCLVEFDGYGNTEERALADLLPPCPGAWGASDTPGAEGPRAEPRRRSTPSSCEMPPGTRRRKGERAPCSLQPPEGLREGRAEAAEPPPRPHCRQKKPPRT, from the exons ATGGCCGAGAGCGGCCCGAGGCTACGG GGTCCCGACCGCGCCGGCCCCGACGCGGGGCTCCCCCCCCCGGCGGGGGGCCCGACCTCGGGGAAGGCGGCGAtcccgggggctgccccggtcCGCCCCCCCCGCACCGCCCTCCCCCGGGAGGCTCCGGGCGAGGGGTCGGACGGCGACTCCGAGACCCCCACCTCGAGCGTGACCcccagcgaggaggaggaggaggaggaaggccaCCAG TGGAGGGTGGGCGATGCCTGCAGCACCGCGTGGGCGGGGGACGGGCTGCTGTACCCCGCTCGGCTGCGGGCGCTGAACCCCGATGCCGGCACCTGCCTGGTGGAGTTCGACGGCTACGGCAACACCGAAGAGCGGGCGCTGGCCGATctcctgcccccctgccccggggcttGGGGGGCGAGTGACACCCCGGGGGCCGAGGGTCCCCGCGCAGAGCCCCGCCGGCGCAGCACCCCTTCGTCGTGCGAGATGCCCCCGGGcacgaggaggaggaagggtgagCGGGcgccctgctccctccagccaCCCGAG GGCCTCCGGGAAGGCCGGGCGGAGGCTGCCGAGCCCCCCCCGAGGCCGCACTGCAGGCAGAAGAAGCCCCCGCGCACCTAG
- the LOC140643609 gene encoding uncharacterized protein isoform X1: MAESGPRLRGPDRAGPDAGLPPPAGGPTSGKAAIPGAAPVRPPRTALPREAPGEGSDGDSETPTSSVTPSEEEEEEEGHQWRVGDACSTAWAGDGLLYPARLRALNPDAGTCLVEFDGYGNTEERALADLLPPCPGAWGASDTPGAEGPRAEPRRRSTPSSCEMPPGTRRRKGERAPCSLQPPEAMPPPWPPASLRAMREEEEEEDALAAMLMAWYMSGYHTGFYVGLREGRAEAAEPPPRPHCRQKKPPRT; encoded by the exons ATGGCCGAGAGCGGCCCGAGGCTACGG GGTCCCGACCGCGCCGGCCCCGACGCGGGGCTCCCCCCCCCGGCGGGGGGCCCGACCTCGGGGAAGGCGGCGAtcccgggggctgccccggtcCGCCCCCCCCGCACCGCCCTCCCCCGGGAGGCTCCGGGCGAGGGGTCGGACGGCGACTCCGAGACCCCCACCTCGAGCGTGACCcccagcgaggaggaggaggaggaggaaggccaCCAG TGGAGGGTGGGCGATGCCTGCAGCACCGCGTGGGCGGGGGACGGGCTGCTGTACCCCGCTCGGCTGCGGGCGCTGAACCCCGATGCCGGCACCTGCCTGGTGGAGTTCGACGGCTACGGCAACACCGAAGAGCGGGCGCTGGCCGATctcctgcccccctgccccggggcttGGGGGGCGAGTGACACCCCGGGGGCCGAGGGTCCCCGCGCAGAGCCCCGCCGGCGCAGCACCCCTTCGTCGTGCGAGATGCCCCCGGGcacgaggaggaggaagggtgagCGGGcgccctgctccctccagccaCCCGAG gcgATGCCCCCGCCGTGGCCCCCAGCCTCGCTGCGTGCCATgcgggaggaagaggaggaggaggacgccTTGGCCGCGATGCTGATGGCCTGGTACATGAGCGGGTACCACACCGGCTTCTACGTG GGCCTCCGGGAAGGCCGGGCGGAGGCTGCCGAGCCCCCCCCGAGGCCGCACTGCAGGCAGAAGAAGCCCCCGCGCACCTAG
- the GADD45B gene encoding growth arrest and DNA damage-inducible protein GADD45 beta, with product MTLEELVPCDSSKMQAVSEAVERVLVAAQRQDRLTVGVYESAKLMNVDPDSVVLCLLATDEEDEGDIALQIHFTLIQAFCCDNDIHILRVSGMQRLAAILGEPEPGAEPRDLHCLLVTNPHTDAWKSQGLAEVASYCAESRDKNQWVPYVCLQER from the exons ATGACCCTGGAAGAGCTGGTGCCTTGCGATAGCAGCAA GATGCAGGCGGTGAGCGAGGCGGTGGAGCGGGTGCTGGTGGCGGCGCAGCGGCAGGACCGGCTGACGGTGGGGGTCTACGAGTCCGCCAAGCTCATGAACGT GGACCCCGACAGCGTGGTGCTGTGCCTGCTGGCCACCGATGAGGAGGACGAAGGGGACATCGCCCTGCAGATCCACTTCACCCTCATCCAGGCCTTCTGTTGCGACAACGACATCCACATCCTGCGCGTCTCGGGCATGCAGCGCTTGGCCGCCATCCTGGGCGAGCCCGAGCCAGGTGCCGAGCCCCGCGACCTCCACTGCCTCTTAGTCACG AACCCGCACACGGATGCCTGGAAGAGCCAAGGGTTGGCGGAGGTGGCCAGTTACTGCGCCGAGAGCCGCGACAAAAACCAGTGGGTGCCGTACGTCTGTCTGCAGGAGCGCTGA